The following DNA comes from Amycolatopsis albispora.
CTCATCGCCGCCATCGCGCTGAGCGAGCCGGAGGCGGGCAGCGATCTCGCCGGAATCCGCACCCGTGCCGTCCGCGACGGCGACCACTATGTCCTCAATGGACAGAAAACCTTCATCACCAACGGCGAGAACGCCGATCTGGTCATCGTGGCGGCCAAGACCGGCACGCCGCGCGGCGGGCAGGCGATGACGCTGCTGGTGGTGGAGCGGGGCATGCCGGGCTTCTCGCGCGGCAGGCGGCTGGCGAAGGTCGGCTGGCCGGCCAGCGACACCAGCGAACTGTTCTTCGACGACTGCCGGGTGCCGGTGACCAACCTCCTCGGCCGGGAGAACGCCGGCATGGGGTACCTGATGGGCGGGCTGCCGAGGGAGCGGCTGTGCATCTCCGCGGTGGCGGTGGCCACGGCCGAGAAGGTGCTGGCCGAGACGCTCGGTTACGCCCGCGAGCGCAAGGCGTTCGGCCAGCCCATCGGCAGCTTCCAGCACAACAAGTTCCTGCTGGCCACTTTGGACACCGAGGTGACCATGGCCAGGGTGTTCCTCAACCACTGCGTGGCCGAGTTCAACGCCCGCAGGCTCACCGTCACCGACGCCGCCAAGCTCAAGTGGTGGACCACGGAGCTGCAGGTCCGGCTGACTGACCGGTGCCTGCAACTGCACGGCGGGTACGGCTACCTGTCCGAAAGCCCGATCGCC
Coding sequences within:
- a CDS encoding acyl-CoA dehydrogenase family protein, encoding MDINPYEAEHEDFRELCGKFLEREAVPHHARWERDGIIEPGLWAKAGEAGLLGLDAPVEHGGGGQADFRYTMVFIEELIRAGITAPGFVAHNDLISSYLATRTTAEQRARWLPGLCAGKLIAAIALSEPEAGSDLAGIRTRAVRDGDHYVLNGQKTFITNGENADLVIVAAKTGTPRGGQAMTLLVVERGMPGFSRGRRLAKVGWPASDTSELFFDDCRVPVTNLLGRENAGMGYLMGGLPRERLCISAVAVATAEKVLAETLGYARERKAFGQPIGSFQHNKFLLATLDTEVTMARVFLNHCVAEFNARRLTVTDAAKLKWWTTELQVRLTDRCLQLHGGYGYLSESPIAREWANSRVQTIYGGTTEVMKELLGSSLGL